One window from the genome of Campylobacter concisus encodes:
- a CDS encoding SMI1/KNR4 family protein translates to MFLKLNQIAQKLDQIFLPLEQEGMTGMRLLLQNDVKATAQALKNAQEALGINFPAKFTKLLSKFDLGNFEICNVKFGSKGDYVSELVRLNSVDEFGGKWWQGEARPLNLIVFAVGDPWIFLLDCTSGAVYAWLFGDEELCSRCVASDFEKFFIALASTYIARLNDEAMPSAQHILNFVQADDTALDFWQEMAQI, encoded by the coding sequence ATGTTTTTAAAGTTAAACCAGATAGCTCAAAAATTAGATCAAATTTTCTTGCCACTAGAGCAAGAGGGTATGACTGGCATGAGACTCTTGCTTCAAAATGATGTTAAAGCCACCGCACAAGCACTTAAAAACGCACAAGAAGCTCTTGGCATAAATTTCCCAGCTAAATTTACAAAGCTTTTAAGCAAATTTGACCTTGGAAATTTTGAAATTTGCAATGTCAAATTTGGCTCCAAAGGCGATTACGTGAGTGAGCTAGTACGGCTAAATAGCGTAGATGAGTTTGGTGGCAAATGGTGGCAAGGTGAAGCTCGCCCTTTAAATTTGATAGTCTTTGCCGTGGGTGATCCGTGGATATTTTTGCTTGATTGCACGAGTGGCGCGGTCTATGCATGGCTCTTTGGAGATGAGGAGCTTTGCAGCAGGTGCGTCGCAAGCGACTTTGAAAAATTTTTCATAGCGCTTGCCAGCACCTATATAGCAAGACTAAATGATGAAGCCATGCCATCAGCCCAGCATATCCTAAATTTTGTCCAAGCAGACGACACAGCACTTGATTTTTGGCAAGAGATGGCGCAAATTTAG